One Hippoglossus hippoglossus isolate fHipHip1 chromosome 5, fHipHip1.pri, whole genome shotgun sequence genomic window carries:
- the si:ch211-286o17.1 gene encoding hematopoietic progenitor cell antigen CD34 isoform X1, protein MAASSAKRNEEPRKMLALALLLVASLLNAGVMAQDEEIVAATAPSLESPVRGDMIPLTTPEPEDPQVVVFPTVGPLQPTEKTTAATDEAGNAVNSSPAAPGEAAGEGTQTTAKAHTDKPKAEDADTPAPMPSRGDGPRNVPGPAPNDDVVCVTKEAVQNKNAVSLKLKASSNCKDTKQKIESVVQELCGEDCKLELYQEDNTDEILVSGKYVEDDLAGMANKFNNDNIKDKVDVEEALPRWGKNSKLVLVSLLLTGLLLAAVLMAGYYFKTHRKNSKGVRLAESFQVDEENQANTLVSVAPLPQEPFDKPTPNGESPPENGINPTPTTNGHSQTPVADTEM, encoded by the exons ATGGCAGCATCATCTGCAAAGAGAAACGAGGAGCCCCGCAAGATGTTGGCGTTGGCGTTGCTGCTCGTCGCCTCACTCCTAAACG CAGGAGTCATGGCACAGGATGAGGAAATCGTCGCGGCAACAGCCCCATCTCTGGAGTCACCTGTACGAGGAGATATGATTCCACTGACAACTCCAG AGCCAGAAGATCCACAGGTCGTGGTTTTCCCTACTGTGGGACCTCTACAGCCGACTGAAAAGACCACAGCAGCTACAGATGAGGCAGGAAACGCTGTGAACAGCAGCCCTGCAGCTCCAGGGGAGGCAGCTGGTGAGGGAACTCAGACCACTGCTAAGGCACATACCGACAAACCTAAAGCCGAGGACGCAGATACCCCTGCACCTATGCCATCTAGAGGTGATGGCCCCAGAAACGTTCCAGGG CCGGCGCCAaatgatgatgttgtgtgtgtcacCAAAGAGGCTGTGCAGAACAAAAACGCTGTCAGTCTGAAACTCAAGGCCTCCTCCAACTGT AAAGACACCAAACAGAAGATTGAAAGTGTTGTGCAGGAGCTGTGTGGTGAGGACTGTAAACTGGAGCTCTACCAGGAGGACAACACCGATGAAATCCTTGTGTCTGGAAAATATGTGGAAG acGACCTCGCAGGCATGGCCAACAAGTTCAACAATGACAACATCAAAGACAAG GTTGACGTGGAGGAAGCTCTTCCTCGCTGGGGGAAGAACTCTAAGTTGGTCCTGGTTTCCTTGCTGCTGACTGGCCTGTTGCTCGCTGCTGTGCTGATGGCCGGTTATTACTTCAAGACCCACCGCAAGAACTCCAAAGGAGTCCGACTG GCCGAGTCTTTCCAGGTGGATGAGGAGAACCAAGCCAACACCCTGGTGTCCGTGGCCCCGCTGCCCCAGGAGCCCTTCGACAAGCCCACACCCAATGGAGAGTCTCCACCTGAAAACGGGATCAATCCGACCCCCACCACTAACGGACACTCCCAGACCCCGGTGGCCGACACTGAGATGTGA
- the si:ch211-286o17.1 gene encoding hematopoietic progenitor cell antigen CD34 isoform X2 codes for MAASSAKRNEEPRKMLALALLLVASLLNGVMAQDEEIVAATAPSLESPVRGDMIPLTTPEPEDPQVVVFPTVGPLQPTEKTTAATDEAGNAVNSSPAAPGEAAGEGTQTTAKAHTDKPKAEDADTPAPMPSRGDGPRNVPGPAPNDDVVCVTKEAVQNKNAVSLKLKASSNCKDTKQKIESVVQELCGEDCKLELYQEDNTDEILVSGKYVEDDLAGMANKFNNDNIKDKVDVEEALPRWGKNSKLVLVSLLLTGLLLAAVLMAGYYFKTHRKNSKGVRLAESFQVDEENQANTLVSVAPLPQEPFDKPTPNGESPPENGINPTPTTNGHSQTPVADTEM; via the exons ATGGCAGCATCATCTGCAAAGAGAAACGAGGAGCCCCGCAAGATGTTGGCGTTGGCGTTGCTGCTCGTCGCCTCACTCCTAAACG GAGTCATGGCACAGGATGAGGAAATCGTCGCGGCAACAGCCCCATCTCTGGAGTCACCTGTACGAGGAGATATGATTCCACTGACAACTCCAG AGCCAGAAGATCCACAGGTCGTGGTTTTCCCTACTGTGGGACCTCTACAGCCGACTGAAAAGACCACAGCAGCTACAGATGAGGCAGGAAACGCTGTGAACAGCAGCCCTGCAGCTCCAGGGGAGGCAGCTGGTGAGGGAACTCAGACCACTGCTAAGGCACATACCGACAAACCTAAAGCCGAGGACGCAGATACCCCTGCACCTATGCCATCTAGAGGTGATGGCCCCAGAAACGTTCCAGGG CCGGCGCCAaatgatgatgttgtgtgtgtcacCAAAGAGGCTGTGCAGAACAAAAACGCTGTCAGTCTGAAACTCAAGGCCTCCTCCAACTGT AAAGACACCAAACAGAAGATTGAAAGTGTTGTGCAGGAGCTGTGTGGTGAGGACTGTAAACTGGAGCTCTACCAGGAGGACAACACCGATGAAATCCTTGTGTCTGGAAAATATGTGGAAG acGACCTCGCAGGCATGGCCAACAAGTTCAACAATGACAACATCAAAGACAAG GTTGACGTGGAGGAAGCTCTTCCTCGCTGGGGGAAGAACTCTAAGTTGGTCCTGGTTTCCTTGCTGCTGACTGGCCTGTTGCTCGCTGCTGTGCTGATGGCCGGTTATTACTTCAAGACCCACCGCAAGAACTCCAAAGGAGTCCGACTG GCCGAGTCTTTCCAGGTGGATGAGGAGAACCAAGCCAACACCCTGGTGTCCGTGGCCCCGCTGCCCCAGGAGCCCTTCGACAAGCCCACACCCAATGGAGAGTCTCCACCTGAAAACGGGATCAATCCGACCCCCACCACTAACGGACACTCCCAGACCCCGGTGGCCGACACTGAGATGTGA
- the LOC117761416 gene encoding macrophage mannose receptor 1-like, producing MTKRAFKFLILTGLINGVVCAVFGTNIAVSIKMSWSEARNYCRELHTDLSSVNSPEEDEELYTIEHEPGPPYVWIGLYKDASGTWKWSGGGTASYFNWLTNPVEEDGSCVVHSTKGWDRKDCEKNQLRFYCFRSSLVLVEEKKTWEEAMEHCRQQNRDLVSLTTSTALIKTLQTSREAHTDYVWTGLRYLAGSWLWVNGSGIEYQAWSQGEMPQCPKRSHHCGALSLEKQRWVGRDCEEKINFVCY from the coding sequence ATGACGAAGAGGGCTTTCAAGTTTCTGATTCTCACAGGTCTCATCAACGGGGTCGTCTGTGCCGTCTTTGGGACAAATATTGCTGTCTCCATAAAAATGTCTTGGTCAGAAGCCAGAAACTATTGCAGAGAGCTTCACACCGATCTGTCTTCAGTCAACAGcccagaggaagatgaggaactCTACACAATCGAACATGAACCCGGGCCTCCTTATGTCTGGATAGGTCTCTACAAAGATGCCAGTGGTACTTGGAAGTGGTCTGGAGGGGGAACTGCATCATACTTCAACTGGTTAACAAACCCAGTGGAAGAAGATGGCAGTTGTGTTGTACACAGTACGAAAGGCTGGGACAGAAAAGACTGTGAGAAGAACCAATTGCGGTTCTACTGTTTTCGGAGCAGCCTGGTTttggtggaggagaagaaaacatggGAGGAGGCGATGGAGCACTGTCGCCAACAGAACAGGGACCTGGTCAGCCTGACCACTTCCACTGCGCTGATTAAAACCCTGCAGACCAGCAGAGAGGCTCACACAGACTACGTGTGGACCGGCCTGCGCTATCTGGCTGGCAGCTGGCTGTGGGTGAACGGGAGTGGCATAGAGTACCAGGCCTGGAGCCAAGGGGAGATGCCGCAGTGCCCCAAAAGGAGTCACCACTGTGGGGCACTCTCACTGGAGAAACAGCGCTGGGTCGGTCGGGACTGTGAGGAAAAGATCAACTTTGTCTGCTATTAA